The DNA region CAAGGGCCGGCGGTGACGGCGCGGGTGGCGGTGTGAACGGCCGCGCGGACAGCGGTTCGTACGGCGCCGGCGGCACGCACGACGGAAGTCCGCGGGGCGCGCGCGCCGAGCCCGGCGTGCGCGTCCGGCGTATCGCGGACGGCGACTGGGACGCCATCGTGGCGCTCGAAGCCGCCGCGTACACCCCGCTGGGCATCAGCGAGGGCCGGGCCCCGCTGGAGTCCAAGGTCCGCGCCTCGCCGGACACCTGCCTCGCGCTCGACGTCGGCGGGCGCACCGCCGGCTATCTGCTCGCGCTGCCCTACCCGCCCTCCGCCTACCCGGAGTTGAGCCGCGGCGAGCAGACGGTCTTCCGCTCGGCCAACCTCCACCTGCACGACCTGGTGATCGCCGCCGACCTGCGCGGGCGCGGGCTGGGCCGGCGGATGCTCGGCCGGCTGACCGCGGACGCGGCGCGGCAGGGGTTCGAGCGGATCTCGCTGGTCGCCGTCGGCGGCAGCCACACCTTCTGGTCGGCCGCCGGCTTCCGCGCGCACGAGGGCGCGGTCGACTCCGGCGGCTACGGCCCGGATTCCGTGTACATGTCCCTGCCGCTGCGGACGGCCGGCACACCGACACCAGACGAAGTGGGGGGCGCCTGATGCTGCGCGTCGACGATCCGTTCCGCCGGGGGCAGTTGGCCACCGCCGCGCTGTTCTGCTCGCTGGGCTTCCAGTACGCCACCTGGGCGTCGCGGCTGCCCGCGATCAAGTCCGACCTGGGCCTGAGCGCCGCCGAGGTGGGCCTGCTGCTGATGGCCACCGGCATCGGCGCGGTCGGCACCTTCCCGCTGGTCGCGCTGCTGATGCGGCGGCTCGGCTCGCGGCGGCTCGCGCTCGGCTCCGCGACGTGCCTGGCGCTGCTGCTGCTCGCGATGTCCGGTCTGCCGGACTACCCGGTCGCGCTCGCGGTGATGCTCGTGGACGGCGCGCTGGTCGGCGGTCTGAACGTGGCGATGAACGCGCAGGGCGCCGCGCTCGAAGTGGCCTACGAGCGCAACGCGATGGCCAAGCTGCACGCCACCTTCAGCGGCGGCTCGCTGGGCGCGGCGCTGCTGGCGTCGGGCATGAACGCCGCGACGTCCACGCTGATCGTCCACTTCGGCGTGGCCGCCGCGCTGCTCCTGCTGCTGGTCGGCTACGCCAGGACCGGGCTGCTGACCGAGGACGGCACGCAGGAGGCGGCGGGCGGGACGGCGGACGCGGACGGCGCGGACGCCGAGGGCTCGCGGGGCGCGGACGCCGCTGACGCCGCTATCGTCGCCGACGGCGCGGCCGACTCCCCGGCCGGGGCGGGCGCGGACGCCGGACGGAAGAAGCGCCGCTGGACCGTGCCGTCGAAGGCGACGCTGTGGCTCGGCGCGGCGATGGTCTTCGGCACGGTCACCGAGGGCGCGATGAACGACTGGTCGGCGCTGTACATGAAGGAAGTCGCCAAGGCCTCCGCGGAGGTGGCGCCGATGGGCATCGCGGTGGTCTCCACGATGATGGTGCTCGCGCGGATCTTCGCCGACGGGTGGCGCGGCCGCTGGGGCGACGGGCGGATCGTCCGCGTCGGCAGCGCGCTGGCCGGCCTCGGACTCGCGCTGGCGCTGGTCACCG from Actinacidiphila sp. DG2A-62 includes:
- a CDS encoding MFS transporter, whose amino-acid sequence is MLRVDDPFRRGQLATAALFCSLGFQYATWASRLPAIKSDLGLSAAEVGLLLMATGIGAVGTFPLVALLMRRLGSRRLALGSATCLALLLLAMSGLPDYPVALAVMLVDGALVGGLNVAMNAQGAALEVAYERNAMAKLHATFSGGSLGAALLASGMNAATSTLIVHFGVAAALLLLLVGYARTGLLTEDGTQEAAGGTADADGADAEGSRGADAADAAIVADGAADSPAGAGADAGRKKRRWTVPSKATLWLGAAMVFGTVTEGAMNDWSALYMKEVAKASAEVAPMGIAVVSTMMVLARIFADGWRGRWGDGRIVRVGSALAGLGLALALVTGGVVPALLGFACVGLGIAAVTPCVYVAAAKNGSDALTVVATMGTTGLLAGPPVIGFIANGSGLVWGMAAVAATALLVSVCATRIRWTPRESAPAAAAQPAAAEV
- a CDS encoding GNAT family N-acetyltransferase; translated protein: MASEARAGGDGAGGGVNGRADSGSYGAGGTHDGSPRGARAEPGVRVRRIADGDWDAIVALEAAAYTPLGISEGRAPLESKVRASPDTCLALDVGGRTAGYLLALPYPPSAYPELSRGEQTVFRSANLHLHDLVIAADLRGRGLGRRMLGRLTADAARQGFERISLVAVGGSHTFWSAAGFRAHEGAVDSGGYGPDSVYMSLPLRTAGTPTPDEVGGA